GAACTCCAAAAGGCCCAGTAAAAACGTACTTTTCCCCGCTCACTCCAATTCACTCCATCGTCCGCAGAAAAGGCGCTTGTCGATTGATCGCCGACATGATTGTAACTAAATGCCAACACCTTGGAGCTGGTGGGATGGGATGCAATGGACAGTCCGTACGGTTTATTTGTTGATCCAAACTGCACATCCAAATCGACGACGTTCCAAGTGGCACCACTGTCAGCGGATCTCACGACTTTCCAATCCGCTGTGGATGAAACGCGATTACCGCCGACGGCGACAAGACTGCCAGAGCTTGTCAGCGTCATCCCCTGCAAGAAGCTTTGTCCGGAGTAAACTTCTGACCACGTAACTCCTGCATCCGTGGTTCTATAGATCTTGCCGGAGCTTGAAACCCGGCATGAGTAAAAGGCCGTCGTGTTGCTGACAACTTTGAGACTGCCACGAAGTTGATAATCTCCGTAGGGAGTGACTGCGGGAATGCTTGTTGCCGGAGTCCATGACCAAACTCCCGCATTTTCTTCGCCCCTCAAAAAATACATCGTATTCGTTTCACCCATAATGAACAGTTGACCGGACGGTGAAATTTCAATTTGATAAGCAAGCGCATAGCTTCCCCCACCCGGAACACCACGATAGATCGTTTGCCATGTCATTCCGTCATCTCGACTTTCTCGTACGATCCAATCAGAACCCAACCCCGAATCGGCATACCCCACGGCATAAATAAATCCAGTTACCGGAGAAACAGCAATATCGTAACAAACATGGTCTCCCAGAGGCGGCTCCCACCAGGCGTCGACAGTGGTCCACGTCGTTCCCTCATCAGTAGAACGACGAACGAACCAACCAGAATTTGGATCTGATGGAGTCGTGTCATAAAGATAGGCATAACCACAAACAAAAACCATACTCCCCTTTGCCACCATGGAGAGAGGGTGTGATTCACCGAGGTAACTGAATCCCATAAACTGATCGACACGACTCCAGGTCGCACCATCGTCCGCGCTTCGATAAGTGGCCCAGCGCTCTCCCATATAGTCACTGCCAATCGCCGTTGCCAAAACATGGCCAGAACTCAACCATACGGCATCCGAGACATAGTTTTGATCCATCTCCGTAACTTGAGGCATTTCCACCTTCATAAAAGGCGCGAAGCCTTTTCGACGAATGGTAACGGCAAATGTTTTTCCAGTGCTGTCGGTGATTTCGACGGTCTCATTTTCAAGGGGAGCATTAACGGGAATTGAATACTCCCCCGCCGATGTGTCTAAATATCCAGAAGTTGCAGGCTTGTAACTAAAGGGCGGAGTGCCACCGAGTGGCTCCAATTTTTTTGTGGAACCTACATCCATTATAATAGAAAGAGGAATGGCTTCCTCTTTTAAAGATAATGCCTCCTTTTCAAGAAACGCTTCTATCGTGCAACCTGACGATAGTAATACGATCATGAAAAGAACCAGTCCCTGAAACGCGCAAGAAATCGACTGAATCATGTTTTATTTATCGGAGTTTTTTAACGCTGTTTTAGCACCCAAAATAAGAAAAATTCGAAAACCCGTCTTAATTCGAGACAAGAAATCTGCTGATTTATTTTATGCAATCCCGGCGAGTGCCGCGGGACCATGCTCTCGTAAAAGCTCGGCGCGCAACTCTTGATTTTCGACGTAGCTGAGTTTGGGATCTTTCTTTAAAACTTCAAAGGCGGCTTGGCGAGCATCTTGAAGAATCTGCATGTCGCGCACAAGATTTGCCATCTTAAATCCTGAAAGTCCTGATTGGCGTGTGCCCATGAATTCTCCGGGGCCGCGCATTTCCAGATCGAACTCGGCGATCTTAAAACCATCCGAAGTTTTTTCCATCATCTCCGTACGCTGACGTCCTTCTTCAGAGACCGCATAGCCCATAATCAGAATACAAAAACTTTTGTATTCTCCCCGACCGACACGTCCGCGCAATTGATGTAATTGCGAAAGACCGAAGCGTTCGGCGTGCTCGATAATCATGATGTTAGCATTGGGAACGTCAACGCCGACTTCGATAACGGTCGTAGAAACCAAAACTTGAATTTCTTGGTTTCGGAATTGTGTCATGACCTGATCTTTTTCGTCAGGCTTCATTTTCCCGTGCAAAAGGCCGAACTTCACTTGCGGAAATTGTTCTTTGAGTTTTTCGTATTCGGAAACAGCGTCTTTGAGGTCAATCTTTTCACTCTCTTCCACAAGAGGATAAACGATGTACGCCTGCCGCCCTTTTTGCAATTGCTCAAGCATAAACTGCAAAGCTTGCGGTCTTTTACTTTCATAAGTCGCGCGCGTTTGAATCGGACTGCGTCCTGCCGGCATTTCATCGATAATGGAAACATCAAGGTCGCCGTACACGGTCATCGCTAAAGTTCTTGGAATCGGCGTCGCTGTCATCACCAAAAAATGTGGTGATTTGCCTTTGTTTTTTAGAATCCCGCGCTGCTCAACACCGAAGCGATGTTGCTCGTCGATAATAACAAGCCCCAGATTTGCAAATTGCACTTCATCTTCAATCAAAGCGTGCGTTCCAATAATCAGGTCTACGTCGCCGGCTTGAAGGTTTGCGAGGATTTGTTTTTTCTCGGACGCTTTGGTTTTTCCTACGAGCAATGCCAAACGGATTCCCAAAGGTGATAAAACTTTTTGCGCGTTCTTAAAATGCTGTTCAGCGAGGATCTCCGTCGGCGCCATCAAGCAGGATTGAAAACCGCTTTCGGCCGCGTAAACCGCCGCCATAAAACTCACCAAAGTTTTACCGCTACCTACGTCGCCTTGAACCATGCGATGCATAGGGTGCGGCTTTTCCAAGTCTGCTTTGATTTCCGAAAAAACTCTTTTTTGCGCACCCGTCATTTCAAACGGCAGAGATTGCGCAAGAACTTTTAGTTTTTCGCCTTTGTTTTGAATTTGCGGAGCGCCTTCTTTTTGAAAGCCTGTTTTTTTGGACGCCAAATAAAGTTCAAGCCAGAAGAATTCATCGAAAATAATTCTTTTCTGCGCAGCACTTTTGAACTCCGCGTACTCTGCGGCTTTAGCGGGATCAGGAAAGTGAATTTCTTTAAGCGCGTCTTTGCGCGGACGCAGATTGTATTTTTCGAGAATCCATTTGGGCAAAGCTTCTGTCGGCCATTCCTCGACTTGCGCGAAGGCGGCACGTATCATCTTCATGATCTTTGCTGTCGCGAGCCCCTCAATTTCGGTGTAAAGCGGAATCAACGCATCTTTCGTTTCTTCGTCAGGCTCAATGTCTCGAATGTCAGGATGATGGAATTCAATGCGACCGCGATACTCCGTCACTTTGCCGACAACTCGAACTTCGGTGTGTGGCTTAAAGCGTTCAAAATATCCTTTGTACGGGACACGAAAATATTTGCAGTGAATTTGTCCTGATGAGTCGCGCACGACAACATCATACATTTTGCGCGCCGATCGCCCCATATTGATACTGTGAACACCGACAACAGTCGCTTTGATACTCACGATATCGTCCGGTTTGAGACTGGCAATGTTGCGAGCGGCTCTCTGGTCTTCGTAAGCTCGCGGATAGAACTCAAACAAATCCCCTAGAGTCTTTAACCCTTTGCGCGTGAAGAGATCTCCCAGTTTGGGACCGACTCCTTTAAGGTACTGAATTTGCGTGTCTAGACGAAGGGCCATGGCTTTCGATTATTCAGGATTTTGTATCTAAGTCAATGTATCCATGGCAGAATTTTAACTATGGAGTCTTCTTCTTTCTTTCGCATCCGTCTCAGCACCATCCGTCCTGACAAAGTCACCTCTTTCGACATCTACGTTTATGTAGATCAAAAGCATCTCTT
This region of Bdellovibrio sp. 22V genomic DNA includes:
- a CDS encoding sialidase family protein, with amino-acid sequence MIQSISCAFQGLVLFMIVLLSSGCTIEAFLEKEALSLKEEAIPLSIIMDVGSTKKLEPLGGTPPFSYKPATSGYLDTSAGEYSIPVNAPLENETVEITDSTGKTFAVTIRRKGFAPFMKVEMPQVTEMDQNYVSDAVWLSSGHVLATAIGSDYMGERWATYRSADDGATWSRVDQFMGFSYLGESHPLSMVAKGSMVFVCGYAYLYDTTPSDPNSGWFVRRSTDEGTTWTTVDAWWEPPLGDHVCYDIAVSPVTGFIYAVGYADSGLGSDWIVRESRDDGMTWQTIYRGVPGGGSYALAYQIEISPSGQLFIMGETNTMYFLRGEENAGVWSWTPATSIPAVTPYGDYQLRGSLKVVSNTTAFYSCRVSSSGKIYRTTDAGVTWSEVYSGQSFLQGMTLTSSGSLVAVGGNRVSSTADWKVVRSADSGATWNVVDLDVQFGSTNKPYGLSIASHPTSSKVLAFSYNHVGDQSTSAFSADDGVNWSERGKVRFYWAFWSSLTKIIRASSTTLYAVFDTGDEEGGWPWLIMKSLDNGVSWQEADRFKLPSGQTYVHDFIQGHDGGLYAVGIKGADRLIRRSPDGVTWTDVLYAGAGYSDKMLLAKRGNTETIFAYDDGLTIRIHKSTDGVTWSEVTALTTPGGIDDITLKSVLVDDIGNLYVELRERTGGNGRCVVHQSRDGGVTWTESFRGAFVGDYYSFNSALRQSPSGEIFVSDGGGLFVSTDHGVSWSSSSNAPSSSIKDIAWIDNEIYFMVADTAHKTAVVKAGEASGAWVVMESSQQRRLVGETVDEYDVELHEDKFIYLGPSDILLNYTYNDPYLGARAMLRSLTTSSH
- the recG gene encoding ATP-dependent DNA helicase RecG, translating into MALRLDTQIQYLKGVGPKLGDLFTRKGLKTLGDLFEFYPRAYEDQRAARNIASLKPDDIVSIKATVVGVHSINMGRSARKMYDVVVRDSSGQIHCKYFRVPYKGYFERFKPHTEVRVVGKVTEYRGRIEFHHPDIRDIEPDEETKDALIPLYTEIEGLATAKIMKMIRAAFAQVEEWPTEALPKWILEKYNLRPRKDALKEIHFPDPAKAAEYAEFKSAAQKRIIFDEFFWLELYLASKKTGFQKEGAPQIQNKGEKLKVLAQSLPFEMTGAQKRVFSEIKADLEKPHPMHRMVQGDVGSGKTLVSFMAAVYAAESGFQSCLMAPTEILAEQHFKNAQKVLSPLGIRLALLVGKTKASEKKQILANLQAGDVDLIIGTHALIEDEVQFANLGLVIIDEQHRFGVEQRGILKNKGKSPHFLVMTATPIPRTLAMTVYGDLDVSIIDEMPAGRSPIQTRATYESKRPQALQFMLEQLQKGRQAYIVYPLVEESEKIDLKDAVSEYEKLKEQFPQVKFGLLHGKMKPDEKDQVMTQFRNQEIQVLVSTTVIEVGVDVPNANIMIIEHAERFGLSQLHQLRGRVGRGEYKSFCILIMGYAVSEEGRQRTEMMEKTSDGFKIAEFDLEMRGPGEFMGTRQSGLSGFKMANLVRDMQILQDARQAAFEVLKKDPKLSYVENQELRAELLREHGPAALAGIA